The following proteins come from a genomic window of Chitinophagales bacterium:
- a CDS encoding ABC transporter ATP-binding protein, translating to MNNIFCLKNPILEIRNLHKSFKKFKALNGVSLTVNQGEIFGFLGCNGAGKSTTIRCLLTLIKPDSGEILFKGKNINECRSEFLSSVGCIVEKPDFYKNLSLETNLKLSAMLYNKNPTKKVIYDSLELVGLKGKEKVKFKACSQGMKQRLGIAAALIHDPEIIILDEPSNGLDPRGMIELRQLILRMKNEMKKTIIISSHILSEVELIVDSLIIIDKGVNVIQGSAKELLHGSDVMVNIETTEINRLAEKIKNSVYNSQLESVSENHILMKSTMNEVATMHKDIILMDEPIQNFYTRKKLEDLFLKLTEN from the coding sequence TTGAATAATATTTTTTGCTTGAAAAACCCTATCCTAGAAATTAGGAACCTCCACAAATCCTTCAAGAAATTCAAAGCCTTGAATGGAGTGAGTCTAACTGTGAACCAAGGTGAGATTTTTGGATTTCTTGGATGCAATGGTGCTGGGAAATCCACTACAATTCGTTGCTTGCTAACACTAATAAAACCTGATAGTGGCGAAATACTATTTAAAGGAAAAAATATCAATGAATGTCGAAGTGAGTTTTTGAGTTCGGTGGGGTGCATAGTGGAGAAGCCTGATTTCTATAAAAATTTGAGTTTAGAGACCAATCTCAAACTCAGCGCTATGCTTTACAATAAGAATCCTACAAAGAAGGTAATCTATGATAGTTTGGAATTGGTAGGATTAAAAGGAAAAGAAAAAGTCAAATTCAAAGCTTGTTCGCAAGGTATGAAACAAAGACTGGGGATAGCTGCAGCGCTTATTCACGATCCGGAAATAATTATCCTAGATGAACCCTCCAATGGACTTGACCCTAGGGGAATGATTGAACTTCGTCAGCTCATTCTTCGAATGAAAAACGAAATGAAAAAAACGATCATCATTTCTTCGCATATTTTATCAGAAGTAGAATTAATTGTAGATAGTCTCATCATTATAGATAAAGGCGTCAATGTGATACAAGGCAGTGCAAAAGAGCTACTGCATGGTTCCGATGTCATGGTCAATATAGAGACTACTGAAATAAACCGACTGGCTGAGAAAATTAAAAATTCGGTCTACAATTCGCAGTTAGAATCTGTTTCCGAAAATCATATTCTTATGAAATCAACCATGAATGAGGTGGCAACAATGCATAAGGATATTATCCTAATGGACGAACCTATTCAAAATTTCTATACACGTAAGAAACTAGAGGATTTATTCTTAAAATTGACAGAGAATTGA
- a CDS encoding ABC transporter permease subunit, which translates to MGNLLFVELYKTFAKPRTYIGIIAIVLLIGLIQFGYHLNKDDIGGTIKAMLGGGVTVENLSLNGNMICYMVLQMLYVHLPIIVALVSGDSISGEMNTGTIRALMVKPASRWKIFLAKWLANQLYLLLVIIVIYIFGLLLSRFLFGNGDMIVYGSEISVLEKSELLIRFTKAIALSYLSLTVISNLAFMLSSYMENSVAPIVITMVINIVFLIFGALTFEVFEPIQEVLFTKHMSLWNYCFELHPKFNELYKSIGILLAYIGGFFVLAFYSFTKKDITQ; encoded by the coding sequence ATGGGAAATTTATTGTTTGTAGAGTTATATAAAACCTTTGCCAAACCGAGAACTTATATAGGTATTATAGCCATAGTTTTATTAATCGGTCTCATTCAATTTGGCTATCATTTGAATAAAGACGATATTGGAGGAACGATAAAAGCTATGCTGGGAGGTGGAGTCACTGTAGAAAATCTCTCCCTCAATGGCAATATGATTTGCTATATGGTGCTGCAGATGCTATACGTTCACCTTCCTATTATTGTTGCCTTGGTATCCGGAGATTCGATTTCAGGTGAAATGAATACAGGTACAATACGCGCTTTAATGGTAAAACCAGCTTCTCGTTGGAAAATTTTCTTAGCTAAATGGCTCGCCAATCAACTCTATCTTTTACTTGTCATTATAGTTATTTATATATTTGGGCTATTACTTTCTCGATTTTTGTTTGGAAATGGTGACATGATAGTCTATGGCAGTGAAATATCCGTATTAGAAAAGAGCGAACTACTCATTCGTTTTACCAAAGCCATTGCATTGTCCTATCTAAGCCTAACAGTCATCAGTAATTTGGCTTTTATGCTTTCAAGTTATATGGAGAACTCCGTAGCACCGATTGTTATCACCATGGTTATAAATATTGTATTTTTAATATTTGGAGCTTTAACCTTTGAAGTATTTGAACCTATTCAGGAGGTTTTATTTACTAAGCATATGAGTCTATGGAATTATTGCTTCGAACTACACCCTAAGTTTAATGAATTGTATAAGTCCATTGGAATATTACTTGCCTATATTGGAGGATTTTTCGTTCTAGCCTTTTATTCATTTACTAAAAAAGATATCACACAATGA
- the cysD gene encoding sulfate adenylyltransferase subunit CysD: MSSYSLNHLEELEAEAIFVIREVAAQFENPAILFSGGKDSIVVSYLARKAFYPANIPFPLLHIDTGHNFQETLDYRDNLAKEFNARLIVGHVQEMIDKGMANDEKGVNASRNIAQIPTLLQAIETHKFDALIGGARRDEEKARAKERFFSHRDEFGQWDPKNQRPELWNIFNGRKHLGEHFRVFPISNWTELDVWQYIAKEKILLPSLYFAHKRRVFNRDGTWLSESPYTQTKENEVIEEKMIRFRTMGDITITGAYLSEASNLDEVIQEIAASLSTERGTRADDKRSETAMEDRKKEGYF; the protein is encoded by the coding sequence GTGTCCTCCTATTCCCTCAACCATTTAGAAGAACTCGAAGCGGAAGCTATTTTTGTCATTCGCGAAGTAGCCGCTCAGTTTGAAAATCCAGCTATCCTATTTTCAGGTGGCAAGGATAGTATCGTCGTCAGTTACCTGGCCCGAAAAGCTTTTTATCCTGCCAACATTCCTTTTCCACTTTTACATATTGATACTGGGCACAATTTTCAAGAAACACTGGATTATAGAGACAATCTAGCCAAAGAATTCAATGCTCGACTGATAGTAGGCCATGTGCAAGAAATGATAGACAAAGGTATGGCGAATGATGAGAAAGGAGTCAATGCTTCCAGAAATATAGCTCAGATACCTACTCTTTTACAAGCTATCGAAACGCATAAGTTCGACGCCCTCATTGGTGGTGCGCGTCGCGATGAAGAGAAGGCCAGAGCCAAAGAACGCTTCTTCTCTCACCGTGATGAATTCGGTCAATGGGATCCTAAGAATCAACGACCAGAGCTTTGGAATATATTTAATGGAAGAAAACATCTCGGTGAACACTTCCGAGTCTTCCCTATTTCCAACTGGACTGAACTCGATGTATGGCAATACATAGCCAAAGAAAAAATTCTATTGCCTTCACTTTATTTTGCGCATAAGAGACGAGTCTTTAACCGCGATGGAACTTGGCTTTCAGAAAGTCCCTATACCCAAACTAAAGAAAACGAAGTAATCGAAGAAAAGATGATTCGCTTTCGCACCATGGGTGACATAACCATTACTGGAGCCTATCTATCTGAAGCCTCCAATCTCGACGAAGTCATTCAAGAAATAGCCGCATCTCTTTCCACAGAGCGTGGTACCCGAGCCGATGACAAACGCTCCGAAACCGCCATGGAAGATAGAAAGAAGGAAGGGTATTTTTAA
- a CDS encoding outer membrane lipoprotein-sorting protein, with the protein MRIAILFIILISVNLQSQSAAEIVKKSYNQFKKLSSYSNDVNFIFDIPSVNIKNLAGKVYYKSPDKYRVKVDGIAFVPNENPMKIYSYLGDNTKYNCLLNSTETVNGQKCHVINIIPNGEADFILGKLWISQSNYCPYKVELTTRRGTVKMENFFKTMSNYGLPDKVVFYLENFKAPKGKGLGPKKEDKDEKTGTITMIYSNYKINLPIADSIFPKLIVKETKK; encoded by the coding sequence ATGAGAATTGCCATTCTATTTATTATTCTAATCTCAGTGAATCTGCAAAGTCAATCAGCGGCAGAAATAGTAAAGAAATCCTATAATCAGTTTAAAAAACTATCCTCCTACTCTAATGATGTCAATTTCATTTTCGATATACCTTCTGTAAATATTAAAAATTTAGCAGGTAAGGTATATTATAAGTCTCCGGATAAATACCGTGTCAAAGTGGATGGTATAGCCTTCGTCCCTAATGAGAATCCAATGAAGATATACAGTTATCTTGGAGATAATACAAAATATAATTGCCTACTTAACTCAACTGAGACGGTCAATGGACAAAAGTGTCACGTCATTAATATCATACCTAATGGGGAGGCTGATTTTATCTTGGGTAAACTTTGGATAAGCCAAAGCAACTATTGTCCATATAAAGTAGAATTAACCACTAGGAGAGGTACTGTCAAAATGGAAAATTTCTTCAAAACAATGTCTAATTATGGTTTGCCCGATAAAGTTGTTTTTTATCTAGAAAACTTTAAAGCACCTAAAGGCAAAGGACTTGGGCCTAAAAAAGAAGATAAAGATGAAAAAACGGGTACCATTACTATGATATATTCAAATTATAAAATCAACCTACCTATAGCAGATAGTATATTCCCAAAACTCATAGTCAAGGAAACTAAAAAATAG
- a CDS encoding acyl-CoA dehydrogenase family protein — protein sequence MNATTDYFLVDELLTDEHKMIRQTVRDYVDKEIMPIIDEHAHKHIPIPNLMKNLGAIGALGPYIPEEYGGAGLDQIAYGLIMQELERGDSAVRSAASVQSSLVMYPIFSFGSEEQKRKYLPKLATGEMIGCFGLTEPNHGSNPNGMETKIKDAGDHYILNGAKMWITNSPLADIAVVWAKDEEGVIRGLVVERGMEGFTSPETHNKWSLRASATGELAFDNVKVPKENIFPNIKGLKGPLSCLNSARYGISWGVLGAAINCYEVALKYSLQREQFGRPIAGFQLQQKKLAEAITEITKAQLMVWRLGVLKNENRATPAQISMAKRNNVHTALTIARELRQVLGGMGIMGEFPMMRHAANLESVITYEGTHDVHLLITGNDITGINAFV from the coding sequence ATGAACGCTACCACAGACTATTTTTTAGTAGATGAATTGCTAACAGACGAACACAAAATGATTCGTCAAACGGTTCGAGACTATGTAGACAAGGAAATAATGCCTATCATAGACGAACATGCACATAAACATATTCCGATTCCCAACCTGATGAAAAATTTGGGTGCCATAGGTGCATTAGGACCATATATCCCAGAAGAATATGGAGGTGCAGGTCTAGACCAAATAGCCTATGGACTTATCATGCAAGAGCTTGAGCGAGGAGATAGCGCTGTTCGATCAGCTGCTTCTGTGCAGTCTAGCTTGGTCATGTATCCAATTTTTAGCTTCGGAAGTGAAGAACAGAAAAGAAAGTATTTGCCCAAGCTCGCTACGGGTGAAATGATTGGGTGCTTCGGATTAACAGAACCTAATCATGGCTCCAATCCGAACGGAATGGAAACGAAAATTAAAGATGCGGGAGATCATTATATTCTTAATGGAGCTAAAATGTGGATCACCAATTCTCCCCTCGCTGATATAGCCGTTGTTTGGGCAAAAGATGAAGAAGGAGTTATCAGAGGATTAGTAGTGGAAAGAGGTATGGAAGGCTTTACCTCTCCTGAAACACACAACAAATGGTCGCTAAGAGCCAGTGCTACAGGTGAGTTAGCTTTTGATAATGTAAAAGTACCTAAGGAAAATATTTTCCCAAACATCAAAGGTCTAAAAGGTCCTTTATCTTGTCTCAATTCGGCAAGATATGGTATATCATGGGGAGTTCTGGGTGCAGCGATTAATTGTTATGAAGTGGCCCTTAAATATTCCTTGCAACGTGAGCAGTTTGGCAGACCCATAGCAGGCTTCCAGTTGCAACAGAAAAAGTTAGCCGAGGCTATTACCGAAATCACCAAAGCCCAATTGATGGTATGGAGACTAGGTGTGCTGAAAAATGAAAACAGGGCTACACCTGCTCAAATTTCCATGGCCAAGAGAAATAATGTTCACACTGCCCTGACTATTGCTAGAGAGTTAAGACAAGTTTTAGGAGGTATGGGCATCATGGGTGAATTTCCTATGATGCGTCATGCAGCCAATCTTGAATCTGTTATTACCTATGAGGGTACGCATGACGTGCATTTGCTCATTACGGGTAATGATATTACGGGTATTAATGCTTTTGTTTAG
- a CDS encoding 2-oxoglutarate dehydrogenase E1 component: MTSQFSFISNAHPSVIEGLYNDYKSNPSSIDPEFKKFFDGFDFAVGRESSQSGSSSSFSSDEFKVFHLIQYYRHYAHLIADTNPLRKRKDRGFQTSLSHFGLTEADLNKTFTVGSELGLGAASLQAILDRLHKIYVSKIGFELQSVRNEEEYQWLKDVAEKRYLDKKFSTDKQHKTLKSLNKAVVFEEFLGKKFIGEKRFSIEGGESTIPALEAIIDKTGELGSKEVVIGMAHRGRLNVLVNIMKKTYEEIFTEFEGTNIDSAAGDGDVKYHKGFSSMWPTPQGDLYVNLLANPSHLEAVNPVVLGFSRAKADIEYQSDYSKVLPIIIHGDAAIAGQGIGQEVIQMSQLKGYRNFGSIHFVINNQIGFTTDWDDARSSDYCTAIAAMLNCPVFHVNGDSVEDVIFACEIAAEYRQKFKKDVFIDMVCYRKHGHNESDDPKYTQPELYNIIAKKKNPRDVYADYLSQLGTVEADMVKKLDKELYDDLQDKLNKVKEETKDYVYRPHEKAWMKMQKARALDFETSPKTAISEADFKLIADKITNIPANFSPLKKIEKQMADWKSRMLDKRELDWQAGELLAYGSLLKEGKIVRLSGEDVKRGTFSHRHACIFDQNNNQEHNRLNAISDKQAQAHIFNSLLSEYAVLGFDFGYSIASPDNLVIWEAQFGDFSNGAQIIIDQFLMSSETKWKINSGMVLLLPHGYEGQGPEHSSARMERFLQQCAEFNVQVCNITTPANYFHAIRRQLARNFRIPIIVMSPKSLLRHPSCVSPVEEILNGEFQELIDDTKADVKKVKRVLHCSGKIYYELLAKKEADKRDDIAIVRLEQLYPIPINQVEAVFEKYKKAEHVWVQEEPANMGAWTYLLDRQYRMKGEVVYKVVARKTSSSPATGNKKQHLLELQDLMERAFG; the protein is encoded by the coding sequence ATGACTAGCCAATTTTCTTTTATTTCCAATGCACACCCTTCTGTGATAGAAGGACTTTACAATGATTACAAATCGAATCCAAGCTCTATAGATCCCGAGTTTAAGAAATTTTTTGACGGATTTGATTTCGCTGTAGGACGAGAATCTAGCCAAAGTGGCAGTTCTTCCAGTTTTTCATCGGACGAATTTAAAGTCTTTCACCTCATACAATACTACAGGCATTATGCCCATCTGATAGCAGATACCAACCCATTGCGCAAAAGAAAGGACCGAGGTTTTCAAACTTCCCTCTCTCATTTTGGACTGACGGAAGCAGATTTGAATAAAACGTTTACAGTAGGAAGTGAATTGGGATTAGGCGCAGCTAGCCTACAGGCTATTCTTGATCGACTACATAAAATATATGTCAGCAAAATCGGTTTTGAATTACAGTCAGTTCGCAATGAGGAAGAATACCAGTGGTTAAAAGATGTAGCAGAAAAGAGATATTTAGATAAAAAATTCAGTACAGATAAACAACATAAGACCCTGAAATCTCTTAATAAAGCCGTGGTTTTCGAAGAGTTTCTAGGTAAAAAATTTATAGGTGAAAAGCGATTTTCCATCGAAGGTGGTGAAAGTACGATTCCTGCACTAGAGGCTATTATCGATAAGACGGGAGAACTAGGTTCTAAAGAAGTAGTCATAGGAATGGCGCACCGAGGTCGCCTCAATGTCTTGGTCAATATCATGAAAAAAACCTATGAAGAGATTTTTACTGAATTTGAAGGAACCAATATAGACTCTGCAGCAGGGGATGGTGATGTGAAGTATCACAAGGGTTTCTCCTCTATGTGGCCTACACCTCAGGGAGATTTATATGTCAACTTATTAGCAAATCCGTCTCACTTAGAGGCTGTAAACCCTGTCGTTCTAGGATTTTCAAGAGCAAAGGCAGATATCGAATATCAATCGGATTACTCTAAAGTGTTACCTATTATCATTCATGGAGATGCAGCTATAGCTGGACAAGGAATCGGTCAAGAGGTGATTCAAATGTCTCAGTTGAAGGGATATCGTAATTTTGGATCTATACATTTTGTCATCAATAACCAAATAGGATTTACCACGGATTGGGACGATGCGCGCTCTTCCGATTATTGCACGGCTATAGCAGCTATGCTCAATTGCCCTGTTTTCCATGTGAATGGAGATAGTGTAGAAGACGTCATATTTGCCTGTGAAATAGCAGCAGAATATCGTCAAAAATTCAAGAAGGATGTATTTATAGATATGGTTTGTTATCGCAAGCATGGACACAACGAAAGCGATGATCCGAAATACACCCAACCAGAGCTTTACAATATAATAGCGAAAAAGAAAAATCCACGAGACGTCTATGCAGATTATCTTTCGCAATTAGGCACCGTAGAGGCAGATATGGTAAAAAAGCTAGATAAAGAACTCTACGATGACCTTCAAGATAAATTAAATAAGGTAAAGGAAGAAACGAAAGACTATGTCTATAGGCCTCATGAAAAGGCTTGGATGAAAATGCAAAAAGCAAGAGCTTTAGATTTTGAAACCAGTCCTAAGACTGCTATTTCAGAAGCGGATTTTAAATTAATTGCTGATAAAATCACGAATATTCCAGCTAATTTTTCTCCCTTGAAAAAGATAGAAAAGCAAATGGCAGACTGGAAATCTCGTATGCTAGATAAGCGAGAACTGGACTGGCAAGCCGGAGAATTATTGGCCTATGGCTCTTTATTGAAAGAAGGAAAAATTGTGCGATTATCAGGTGAGGATGTCAAGCGCGGAACTTTTTCGCATAGACATGCCTGTATATTTGACCAGAACAATAATCAAGAACACAATCGACTCAATGCCATATCTGATAAGCAAGCACAGGCGCATATCTTCAATTCCTTATTGTCAGAATATGCCGTTTTAGGTTTTGATTTTGGCTACTCCATAGCCAGTCCAGATAATTTGGTCATATGGGAAGCGCAATTCGGTGATTTTTCAAACGGTGCACAAATTATCATCGATCAGTTTTTGATGTCGAGTGAGACCAAATGGAAAATCAATTCCGGTATGGTTTTACTTTTACCCCATGGCTACGAAGGTCAGGGACCTGAGCACTCGAGTGCTCGCATGGAGCGATTTCTCCAACAATGCGCAGAATTCAACGTACAAGTATGTAACATTACTACCCCAGCCAATTATTTCCACGCCATACGCCGTCAATTAGCCAGGAATTTTAGAATTCCTATTATCGTAATGTCTCCAAAATCATTATTAAGACATCCTAGCTGTGTCAGTCCAGTGGAAGAAATCTTAAATGGAGAATTTCAAGAACTAATAGATGATACCAAGGCGGATGTCAAAAAAGTGAAGCGCGTGCTACATTGTTCAGGTAAAATATATTACGAACTCTTGGCTAAAAAAGAAGCAGACAAGCGAGATGATATAGCCATCGTTCGTTTGGAACAGCTCTACCCTATTCCTATCAATCAGGTAGAGGCTGTATTTGAAAAGTATAAAAAAGCAGAGCATGTATGGGTACAGGAAGAACCTGCCAATATGGGTGCTTGGACTTATCTTCTCGATAGACAATACCGAATGAAAGGCGAAGTCGTTTACAAAGTGGTTGCACGCAAAACCTCCTCCTCCCCTGCCACAGGAAACAAAAAACAGCATTTATTAGAATTGCAGGATTTGATGGAGCGAGCGTTTGGGTAA
- a CDS encoding (2Fe-2S)-binding protein produces MSEVQNVKVTIDGVEIMVPAGTTILQAARMLDNDSVPPAMCFYTPLTESGGKCRTCLVRVAAGSEKDPRPMPKLVPSCKTNVMDGMVVEVKSSPKVQEARAGVTELLLINHPLDCPVCDQAGECHLQDLAFEHGKAGSRYDFKRQEFEEEEIGDYISLNKERCIVCYRCVFAANQLCDRREHGVLFRGDKAEISTLIGESLDNEFIGNIIDVCPVGALTDRTFRFKSRVWFTNQFDAHRECDKCCGKTVVHKKGDEIIRVSARKDKWGEVENWICNTCRFDKKDNADWTIDGPRKIERTSVQSLNHYENSGQTTVINSIS; encoded by the coding sequence ATGAGTGAAGTTCAAAATGTCAAGGTAACGATAGACGGTGTAGAAATTATGGTTCCAGCTGGTACAACTATACTTCAGGCAGCTAGAATGCTAGATAATGATAGTGTACCACCAGCTATGTGCTTCTATACTCCTCTGACAGAAAGTGGTGGAAAGTGTCGCACTTGCTTGGTTCGTGTAGCAGCAGGTAGCGAAAAAGATCCTAGACCTATGCCTAAACTAGTTCCTTCCTGCAAAACAAATGTGATGGACGGCATGGTAGTAGAGGTAAAATCAAGTCCTAAGGTGCAAGAAGCTAGAGCCGGCGTCACAGAGCTATTATTGATTAATCACCCTCTCGATTGCCCTGTATGTGACCAGGCAGGAGAATGCCATTTACAAGACTTGGCCTTTGAACATGGTAAAGCTGGCAGTCGTTATGATTTCAAACGTCAAGAGTTTGAAGAAGAAGAAATAGGAGACTATATTTCGCTGAATAAAGAACGATGCATTGTATGCTACCGCTGTGTATTCGCAGCTAATCAGCTATGTGATAGACGGGAGCATGGCGTCCTATTCAGAGGTGATAAAGCAGAAATAAGTACCTTGATAGGAGAATCGCTCGACAATGAATTTATAGGAAATATCATCGATGTGTGCCCTGTAGGAGCGCTCACAGATAGAACCTTCCGCTTTAAGTCTCGCGTATGGTTCACTAATCAATTTGATGCGCACAGAGAATGTGACAAGTGCTGTGGAAAAACAGTAGTACATAAAAAAGGAGACGAAATCATACGAGTCTCTGCCCGCAAAGACAAATGGGGCGAGGTGGAAAACTGGATATGCAATACTTGCCGTTTTGATAAAAAAGATAATGCCGACTGGACGATAGATGGACCTAGAAAAATAGAAAGGACTTCTGTGCAGAGTTTAAATCATTATGAAAATAGTGGACAGACAACTGTAATAAATAGCATCAGTTAA
- a CDS encoding four helix bundle protein encodes MKENIIRDKSFQFAIKSIDLYKELVENKEFVLSKQFLRSATSIGANMEEATAGVSKKDFVNKIAISSKEARESFYWLRLIEYYNQDLDLRNLKSDCEELIKILTKFIKTSQENI; translated from the coding sequence ATGAAGGAAAACATTATTAGAGATAAATCCTTTCAATTTGCTATTAAATCAATTGATTTATACAAAGAGTTAGTTGAAAATAAAGAATTCGTTCTATCAAAGCAATTTTTAAGAAGTGCCACTAGTATTGGAGCTAATATGGAAGAAGCTACCGCTGGAGTTTCAAAAAAAGATTTCGTCAACAAAATAGCTATTTCCTCAAAAGAAGCACGTGAAAGTTTTTATTGGCTGCGTTTAATAGAATATTACAATCAAGACCTAGACTTAAGAAACCTGAAATCAGATTGCGAAGAATTAATTAAAATTCTAACTAAATTTATTAAAACCTCCCAAGAAAATATTTAA
- the cysC gene encoding adenylyl-sulfate kinase, translating into MKDLFPVFERLVTRDKKEILLNQNGKVYWLYGQSGSGKTTIAVELEKQLYAQGKFVIVLDGDNLRSGLNSGLGFSTEDRAENIRRAAEVAKILVQNGVIVICCFVCPLNSMRKLAREIIGKDFVEVYIKTSLETLMERDTKGFYKMAMEGKMANLTGVNAEFEDGLHSDLIVDTDKVKVEEAVLQIMNLKL; encoded by the coding sequence TTGAAAGATTTATTTCCAGTATTTGAAAGGCTAGTTACAAGAGATAAAAAAGAAATACTTCTCAACCAGAATGGAAAGGTATATTGGCTCTATGGTCAGAGTGGTAGTGGCAAGACGACCATTGCTGTAGAACTTGAAAAACAATTATATGCACAAGGTAAATTTGTCATTGTTTTAGATGGCGACAATTTGCGTTCAGGATTGAATTCTGGTTTGGGTTTTTCTACCGAAGACCGCGCAGAGAATATTCGACGAGCTGCTGAAGTAGCTAAAATCCTTGTTCAAAATGGTGTTATCGTTATTTGTTGTTTCGTTTGTCCACTTAATTCTATGCGAAAACTTGCAAGAGAAATCATAGGCAAGGATTTTGTCGAAGTGTACATTAAGACATCACTCGAAACGCTCATGGAGCGAGATACTAAGGGTTTTTACAAAATGGCAATGGAAGGCAAAATGGCTAATTTAACTGGGGTCAACGCAGAATTTGAAGACGGACTTCATTCAGATTTGATTGTAGATACAGACAAGGTCAAAGTAGAAGAAGCAGTGCTACAAATTATGAATTTAAAACTCTAG